One window from the genome of Elaeis guineensis isolate ETL-2024a chromosome 5, EG11, whole genome shotgun sequence encodes:
- the LOC140858199 gene encoding ruvB-like protein 1: MTTTMRIEEVQSTTKKQRIATHTHIKGLGLDANGTAIPMSAGFVGQVAAREAAGLVVDMIRQKKMAGRALLLAGPPSTGKTALALGISQELGSKVPFCPMVGSEVYSSEVKKTEVLMENFRRAIGLRIKENKEVYEGEVTELSPEETESTSGGYGKAISHVIIGLKTVKGTKQLKLDPTIYDALIKEKVAVGDVIYIEANSGAVKRVGRCDAFATEYDLEAEEYVPIPKGEVHKKKEIVQDVTLHDLDAANARPQGGQDILSLMGQMMKPRKTEITDKLRQEINKVVNRYIDDGIAELVPGVLFIDEVHMLDIECFSYLNRALESSISPIVIFATNRGICNVRGTDMTSPHGIPVDLLNRLVIIRTETYGPTEMIQILAIRAQVEELDIDEESLAYLGEIGQQASLRHAIQLLSPASVVAKTNGRDKICKADLEEVTALYLDAKSSARLLQEQQERYIT; this comes from the exons ATGACAACGACGATGAGGATAGAGGAGGTCCAGTCGACCACGAAGAAACAGCGGATTGCCACCCACACCCACATCAAAGGCCTCGGCCTCGAC GCGAATGGAACAGCGATTCCTATGTCTGCTGGGTTTGTAGGgcaggtggctgcaagagaggctgCTGGTCTTGTCGTTGATATGATACGGCAGAAGAAGATGGCCGGGCGGGCGCTTCTGCTTGCTGGGCCTCCCAGCACTGGCAAGACTGCGTTGGCTCTGGGCATCTCTCAGGAACTTGGAAGCAAG GTGCCCTTCTGCCCCATGGTTGGATCTGAAGTATACTCATCGGAGGTCAAGAAAACTGAGGTGCTTATGGAAAATTTTAGGAGGGCCATTGGTTTGCGTATTAAGGAAAACAAGGAAGTTTATGAAGGAGAG GTGACCGAGCTCTCCCCAGAAGAAACTGAGAGTACATCTGGTGGTTATGGAAAAGCCATCAGTCATGTAATCATTGGGTTAAAGACTGTCAAAGGAACCAAGCAGCTGAAGTTGGATCCAACTATTTATGATGCTTTAATTAAGGAAAAG GTTGCTGTAGGTGATGTTATTTACATAGAGGCAAATAGTGGTGCAGTGAAGAGAGTCGGTAGATGTGATGCTTTTGCTACAGAATATGATCTTGAGGCTGAAGAGTATGTTCCAATCCCTAAAGGAGAAGTCCATAAGAAAAAGGAGATAGTTCAG GACGTTACACTACATGACCTTGATGCTGCAAATGCTCGCCCACAAGGAGGGCAGGACATATTATCCCTTATGGGCCAGATGATGAAACCTCGGAAAACTGAGATCACTGACAAACTACGGCAGGAAATAAATAAG GTTGTTAATAGGTACATTGATGATGGGATAGCAGAGCTTGTCCCTGGTGTCCTATTTATTGATGAG GTGCACATGCTAGACATTGAATGCTTTTCTTATCTTAATCGTGCTTTAGAGAGCTCAATATCGCCGATTGTGATATTTGCCACAAACAGAGGAATATGTAATGTAAG AGGAACCGATATGACCAGTCCACATGGCATACCAGTAGATTTGCTCAATCGTCTGGTAATCATACGGACAGAAACTTATGGTCCCACTGAAATGATTCAG ATATTAGCAATCCGAGCACAGGTTGAAGAGCTTGATATTGATGAAGAAAGTCTAGCTTACCTTGGAGAGATTGGACAACAAGCATCTTTAAG GCATGCTATTCAACTGTTATCACCTGCTAGCGTGGTGGCCAAGACGAATGGAAGGGATAAGATTTGCAAG GCTGATCTTGAGGAGGTAACTGCACTGTATCTGGATGCAAAATCTTCTGCAAGGCTTCTTCAGGAGCAGCAAGAAAGATACATAACTTAA